One window from the genome of Gambusia affinis linkage group LG14, SWU_Gaff_1.0, whole genome shotgun sequence encodes:
- the flot1a gene encoding flotillin-1a, which translates to MFYTCGPNEAMVVSGFCRSPPVMIAGGRVFVFPCIQQIQRISLNTLTLNVKSDKVYTRHGVPVSVTGIAQMKIQGQNKQMLAAACQMFMGKSEAEIAHIALETLEGHQRAIIAHLTVEEIYKDRKKFSEQVFKVASSDLVNMGISVVSYTLKDVHDDQDYLHSLGKARTAQVQKDARIGEALNKRDAVIREAHAMQEKISAQYRNEIDMAKAQRDYELKKAAYDIEVNTKKAESEMAFQLQVAKTKQRIEEEKMQVQVVERAQQIMLQEQEITRREKELEAKVKKPAEAERYRLEKLAEAQRMKMIMEAEAEAESIRVKGEAEAFAVEAKGRAEAEQMAKKAEAFREYKDGAMVDMLLEKLPLMAEEISRPLCEANKVTMVSSGGGDVGAAKLAGEVLEIMTRLPEAVEKLTGVNISQVSSRTG; encoded by the exons ATGTTCTACACCTGTGGTCCCAACGAAGCCATGGTGGTGTCAG gtttcTGTCGTTCTCCTCCGGTGATGATCGCTGGAGGCCGAGTGTTTGTCTTCCCGTGCATTCAGCAGATACAGAG GATTTCTCTGAACACTCTGACTCTGAATGTGAAGAGCGATAAGGTTTACACCCGCCATGGGGTTCCCGTCTCTGTTACTGGCATCGCTCAG ATGAAGATCCAGGGCCAGAACAAGCAGATGTTGGCTGCAGCCTGTCAGATGTTCATGGGGAAGTCTGAGGCTGAAATCGCTCACATCGCCCTGGAGACGCTGGAGGGACACCAGCGGGCCATCATCGCCCACCTGACTGTAGAG GAGATCTACAAAGACAGGAAGAAGTTCTCAGAGCAGGTTTTTAAGGTGGCCTCCTCTGATCTGGTCAACATGGGGATCAGCGTGGTCAGCTACACTCTCAAGGATGTCCACGATGATCAG GATTATCTGCACTCGCTGGGAAAAGCTCGGACCGCCCAGGTCCAGAAGGACGCTCGCATCGGAGAGGCTCTGAACAAGAGAGACGCAGTGATCAGG GAAGCCCACGCCATGCAGGAGAAAATCTCGGCTCAGTACAGGAACGAGATCGACATGGCCAAGGCCCAACGAGACTACGAGCTGAAGAAGGCGGCCTACGACATCGAAGTGAACACCAAAAAGGCGGAGTCAGAGATGGCTTTTCAGCTGCAG GTTGCGAAGACGAAGCAGCGCATTGAGGAGGAGAAGATGCAAGTCCAAGTGGTGGAGCGCGCGCAGCAGATCATGCTGCAGGAGCAGGAGATCACCCGCAGGGAGAAGGAGCTGGAGGCCAAGGTGAAGAAACCTGCCGAGGCCGAGCGGTACCGCCTGGAGAAACTGGCTGAGGCTCAGCG aatGAAGATGATCATGGAGGCAGAGGCTGAAGCTGAGTCTATTAGG GTTAAAGGTGAGGCTGAGGCGTTTGCGGTCGAGGCGAAAGGTCGCGCTGAGGCGGAGCAGATGGCGAAGAAGGCCGAAGCCTTCCGGGAGTATAAGGATGGAGCCATGGTGGACATGCTGCTGGAGAAACTGCCTCTG ATGGCAGAAGAGATCAGCAGGCCTCTCTGTGAAGCCAACAAAGTGACCATGGTGTCCAGTGGAGGAGGAGATGTAGGTGCAGCCAAGCTGGCAGGGGAGGTTCTGGAAATCATGACCCGCCTCCCTGAAGCCGTGGAGAAGCTGACCGGAGTCAACATCTCTCAG GTTTCTTCTCGAACAGGCTGA
- the LOC122844282 gene encoding tubulin beta chain-like: MREIVHIQAGQCGNQIGAKFWEVISDEHGIDPTGTYHGDSDLQLDRISVYYNEATGGKYVPRAILVDLEPGTMDSVRSGPFGQIFRPDNFVFGQSGAGNNWAKGHYTEGAELVDSVLDVVRKEAESCECLQGFQLTHSLGGGTGSGMGTLLISKIREEYPDRIMNTFSVVPSPKVSDTVVEPYNATLSVHQLVENTDETYCIDNEALYDICFRTLKLTTPTYGDLNHLVSATMSGVTTCLRFPGQLNADLRKLAVNMVPFPRLHFFMPGFAPLTSRGSQQYRALTVPELTQQVFDAKNMMAACDPRHGRYLTVAAVFRGRMSMKEVDEQMLNVQNKNSSYFVEWIPNNVKTAVCDIPPRGLKMAVTFIGNSTAIQELFKRISEQFTAMFRRKAFLHWYTGEGMDEMEFTEAESNMNDLVSEYQQYQDATAEEEGEFEEEAEEDA, translated from the exons ATGAGGGAAATTGTTCATATTCAGGCTGGGCAGTGCGGGaatcagattggtgcaaag ttCTGGGAGGTGATCAGTGACGAACACGGCATCGACCCAACAGGAACCTATCATGGAGACAGCGACCTGCAGCTGGACCGGATCAGCGTCTACTACAACGAAGCAACAG gtgggAAGTATGTACCCAGAGCCATCCTGGTGGACCTGGAACCAGGAACCATGGACTCGGTCCGATCAGGACCCTTTGGCCAAATCTTCAGACCTGACAACTTTGTCTTTG GTCAGAGTGGAGCTGGGAACAACTGGGCCAAAGGTCACTACACGGAGGGCGCAGAGCTGGTGGACTCGGTTCTGGACGTGGTCCGGAAGGAGGCGGAGAGCTGCGAGTGCCTGCAGGGCTTCCAGCTCACACACTCCCTGGGAGGAGGCACCGGCTCCGGCATGGGGACCCTACTGATCAGCAAGATCAGGGAGGAATACCCCGACCGCATCATGAACACCTTCAGTGTGGTTCCCTCCCCGAAG GTTTCTGACACGGTGGTGGAGCCGTACAACGCCACGCTGTCCGTCCACCAGCTGGTGGAAAACACAGATGAGACGTACTGCATCGACAACGAAGCTCTGTACGACATCTGCTTCCGCACGCTGAAGCTGACCACGCCCACCTACGGAGACCTGAACCACCTGGTGTCGGCCACCATGAGCGGCGTCACCACCTGCCTGCGATTCCCCGGCCAGCTCAACGCCGACCTCCGGAAGCTGGCCGTCAACATGGTGCCCTTCCCACGCCTGCACTTCTTCATGCCGGGCTTCGCCCCGCTGACGAGCCGCGGCAGCCAGCAGTACCGCGCCCTCACCGTGCCCGAGCTCACCCAGCAGGTGTTTGACGCCAAGAACATGATGGCGGCGTGCGACCCGCGCCACGGCCGCTACCTGACGGTGGCCGCCGTCTTCCGCGGCCGCATGTCCATGAAGGAGGTGGACGAGCAGATGCTGAACGTGCAGAACAAGAACAGCAGCTACTTCGTGGAGTGGATCCCCAACAACGTGAAGACGGCCGTGTGCGACATCCCGCCGCGCGGCCTCAAGATGGCCGTCACCTTCATCGGCAACAGCACGGCCATCCAGGAGCTGTTCAAGCGCATCTCGGAGCAGTTCACCGCCATGTTCCGCCGCAAGGCCTTCCTGCACTGGTACACGGGCGAGGGAATGGACGAGATGGAGTTCACCGAGGCCGAGAGCAACATGAACGACCTGGTGTCCGAGTACCAGCAGTACCAGGACGCCACGGCCGAGGAGGAGGGCGAGTTCGAGGAGGAGGCCGAGGAGGACGCCTGA